A single region of the Lotus japonicus ecotype B-129 chromosome 4, LjGifu_v1.2 genome encodes:
- the LOC130710091 gene encoding uncharacterized protein LOC130710091 isoform X2, whose protein sequence is MVNTNQLAEMMATMAQAVTAQAQAVTAQANDNAMRRAAEEARDQHQRQREVTLDQNKGLNDFRRQNPPKFSGDTDPDKADLWIQEIEKIFGVLQTAEGAKVGMATYLLLGDAEYWWKGTRGIMEDNHEEISWNSFRTAFLEKYFPTSARDERESQFLTLRQGGMSVPEFASKLESLAKHFQFFHDHVNERYMCKRFVNGLRPDIEDSVRPLGIMRFQSLVEKATEVELMKNRRMNRAGIGGPMRSSSQDNKGKGKLQMKKPYQRPTGEGFTPGPFRPTIAAAGGAGSQAGSREMTCFKCGEVGHYSTKCPKGKPRCFKCDLPGHLANNCKTPKVEPFVNTIRGKRPAARGRVYIMDGEGAEELTRGERKNDDVFGGLIHDGSSFGRN, encoded by the coding sequence atggtgaatactaatcagctagctgagatgatggccactatggcccaagcggtaacagcgcaggcccaagcggtaacagcgcaggcaaatgataatgcgatgaggcgtgctgctgaggaggcacgtgatcagcatcagcgccagagggaagtaactctggaccaaaacaaaggcctcaatgacttcaggaggcaaaacccaccaaagttctctggtgatactgacccagacaaagcggatctctggattcaggaaatcgagaagatattcggcgtactacaaactgctgagggtgccaaagtgggcatggcgacttatctgctactcggggatgctgagtactggtggaagggcaccagaggaattatggaagacaatcacgaggagattagctggaactcattccggaccgcattcttggaaaagtattttccaacaagtgctcgggatgagcgggagtcacaatttctgacactccgtcagggaggtatgtcggtaccggaatttgcttcaaagctggaatctttggcgaagcattttcaattctttcatgatcatgtgaatgagcgctacatgtgcaagcgctttgtaaatggactgaggcctgatattgaggactcagtgaggccgctgggaatcatgcgattccagtcgttggttgagaaagccacggaggtggagctgatgaaaaatagaaggatgaatagagcaggaattgggggaccgatgaggtcgagctcccaagacaacaagggaaaaggaaagttacagatgaagaagccttatcagcgtcctacgggggaagggtttaccccaggaccgttcaggcctacgattgctgctgcgggaggagcaggaagccaagctgggagccgtgagatgacatgttttaaatgcggggaggttgggcactactccacgaaatgcccgaaggggaagccgaggtgtttcaagtgtgatctaccaggacatctggccaacaactgcaagacacccaaggttgagccatttgtcaacaccataaggggaaagcgccctgctgctagaggaagagtttatatcatggatggtgaaggagctgaggagttaaccagaggagagcgcaagaacgatg